The following coding sequences lie in one Psychrobacter arenosus genomic window:
- the cas6 gene encoding CRISPR system precrRNA processing endoribonuclease RAMP protein Cas6, with protein MVTPALLSQYPPPTKVTLLPSKGNLMTLQFTVYQEQLLKMPEHAGSMLRGAFGVALRSLTCVTGLDQCRLCPLKAHCKFPLIFESHALSRDDMKAVQAVNPYVIHTPASFEQVTNGEASLYRRPPAYQAGDTWHFGMTLMGQAMGESMLIIKAWQHALQTGLGSHTPYSKATLIEVTELDNIAPIDSLKPAVAKSVPTESNALAESLTEDDLLYSLARTLLAQDDDKAVTTQSLAPSEPSAVLDPIINNPLVSNTEQGQLTLRFLTPFRYQQNNQIIYRPERLDSVALVASLYNRIQLCQLNHASDTPWQLGYDNYHDFRADIASLEVQADVYANHVPRRSNRQQRKMELYGLQGDIHLSGAAQILQRLLPALILGQRLHIGKNTTMGLGQYQLLLNDSLSIA; from the coding sequence ATGGTGACACCTGCGCTGCTATCTCAGTACCCTCCTCCCACCAAAGTCACTCTATTGCCCTCAAAGGGCAATCTTATGACCTTGCAGTTTACGGTATACCAAGAGCAGCTGTTAAAGATGCCAGAGCACGCTGGCTCTATGTTACGCGGCGCATTTGGCGTGGCGTTACGCTCATTGACTTGTGTCACCGGCCTTGATCAGTGTCGTCTATGCCCGCTTAAAGCACATTGTAAGTTTCCACTTATTTTTGAGAGTCATGCTTTATCTCGTGACGATATGAAAGCAGTTCAAGCCGTTAATCCTTACGTCATCCATACTCCTGCTAGTTTTGAGCAAGTGACTAATGGTGAAGCAAGCTTATACAGACGTCCTCCTGCCTATCAAGCTGGCGATACTTGGCATTTCGGTATGACACTTATGGGTCAAGCGATGGGAGAGTCTATGCTGATTATCAAGGCTTGGCAGCATGCTTTGCAGACTGGACTGGGCTCACATACCCCTTATAGCAAGGCTACGCTTATAGAGGTGACTGAGTTAGACAATATCGCACCAATTGATTCACTTAAGCCTGCGGTAGCCAAATCTGTACCCACTGAGTCTAATGCATTGGCAGAGTCGCTAACAGAGGACGATTTACTGTATTCATTAGCGCGGACCTTATTGGCACAAGATGACGATAAAGCTGTTACTACTCAGTCACTTGCGCCTTCTGAGCCATCTGCGGTGTTAGACCCTATTATAAATAACCCTTTAGTCTCGAATACCGAGCAAGGTCAACTTACTTTGAGGTTTTTGACCCCCTTTCGGTATCAGCAGAACAACCAAATCATTTATCGTCCAGAGCGCTTAGATAGTGTGGCCTTGGTAGCTTCCTTATACAACCGTATCCAATTGTGCCAGCTCAATCACGCTTCTGATACTCCGTGGCAGCTTGGCTATGACAATTACCATGACTTTAGGGCTGATATTGCAAGTTTAGAAGTGCAGGCTGACGTGTATGCCAACCATGTACCTAGACGCTCTAATCGACAGCAGCGCAAAATGGAACTCTATGGGCTCCAAGGTGATATTCATCTATCAGGCGCTGCACAAATTCTACAGCGGCTGCTACCGGCGCTGATACTAGGGCAACGCTTACATATTGGTAAAAACACCACGATGGGGCTTGGACAGTACCAGCTACTATTGAATGACTCGCTATCTATTGCCTAA
- a CDS encoding Card1-like endonuclease domain-containing protein, with protein sequence MKTLFVTATAQTEANYYLIWHLFKANESDVNQIVIISTDFTRKQGYVDNLIKLLTFKELAFDASIQVDVLHLADGIEESSVDAIKEVLLDWLSEHKPTQVIFNITGGTKLISIAQDQIAQLHSHHQCVYQSRNNNQLVWYNNPPNQQRFDLILPENIIARLKGRGFELRNPATSFLNLPARQFVYATELSRYMRADFKKARRLVLLLNALSAKPLNDKAATYPYTTTMEQSSFLNDLESWLKLLAQIADPYFAYDSQAGTLTWRSKEDAAFVSGKWFEVFVSFLLFSHFAEQKRQVELLIGLEFKRSSDGNEIDVAYLDQGHLNLFECKTVNWEGQSNPTNKVNTDLHKLVSVGQVGGLNSHNYFVSLFDISEQSLAVAKDSGVTVVMGRQILDIANYLQSF encoded by the coding sequence ATGAAAACACTATTCGTAACCGCTACCGCCCAGACTGAAGCAAATTACTACCTGATCTGGCATCTCTTTAAAGCCAATGAGAGCGATGTTAATCAAATTGTCATCATCAGTACTGACTTCACGCGTAAGCAGGGTTACGTTGATAACCTGATAAAGCTACTTACTTTTAAAGAATTGGCCTTTGATGCTTCTATACAGGTCGACGTGCTACACCTAGCCGATGGCATAGAGGAAAGTAGTGTTGATGCGATTAAAGAGGTGCTGTTAGATTGGCTATCTGAGCATAAGCCGACACAGGTCATTTTTAATATTACTGGGGGCACGAAGCTAATAAGTATAGCGCAAGATCAAATAGCACAATTGCATAGCCACCACCAGTGCGTCTATCAGAGTCGCAATAATAACCAGTTGGTCTGGTATAACAATCCGCCTAACCAGCAAAGATTTGACTTAATCTTGCCTGAAAATATCATTGCGAGGCTCAAAGGTCGCGGCTTTGAGTTACGTAATCCGGCCACTTCATTCCTCAACTTGCCAGCGAGGCAGTTTGTCTATGCGACCGAGCTATCTCGCTATATGCGAGCTGACTTTAAAAAAGCCAGACGGTTGGTCTTATTGCTGAACGCTTTGAGTGCTAAGCCGCTTAACGATAAGGCTGCCACTTATCCTTATACCACCACTATGGAGCAATCAAGCTTTCTCAATGATTTAGAGTCGTGGTTAAAGCTATTGGCTCAGATAGCGGATCCTTACTTTGCCTATGACAGCCAAGCAGGTACGCTGACCTGGCGCTCAAAAGAAGACGCTGCATTCGTCAGTGGTAAATGGTTTGAGGTCTTTGTGAGCTTCTTATTATTCAGCCATTTTGCTGAGCAAAAAAGACAGGTGGAGCTGCTGATTGGGCTAGAGTTCAAACGCAGTAGTGATGGTAATGAGATTGATGTGGCTTATTTAGATCAAGGCCATTTAAACTTATTCGAATGTAAGACGGTCAACTGGGAAGGACAGAGCAACCCGACCAATAAGGTCAATACCGACTTACACAAGCTGGTATCTGTGGGTCAGGTAGGTGGCTTAAATAGTCACAACTACTTCGTCAGTCTCTTTGATATTAGCGAGCAGTCATTAGCCGTCGCCAAAGACTCAGGCGTGACCGTCGTCATGGGCAGGCAGATATTAGACATTGCTAATTATTTGCAGTCCTTTTAA
- a CDS encoding alpha-ketoglutarate-dependent dioxygenase AlkB family protein codes for MDLFSSHDDNKAVDSLVINGEFMQTGYPAHVHEDGKGVVIEIPDGRLYYAPHYFTESQSDGYLQTLLACDGINPDCHDWHNEDSINTLPFRYIRWQQDQVTMFGKTHNLPRLSAWYGDDDKPYTYSGITLQPKPWNDPLIALREALLPICKRGFNSVLLNWYRSGNDHISWHTDAEPELGPNPLIASINFGESRRFLLRRKEDHKIKLEIPLHHGSVLVMAGALQHHWQHSVPKQAKVKGNRINLTFRNIKG; via the coding sequence ATGGATTTATTTAGCTCACATGACGACAATAAAGCAGTAGATAGCTTGGTGATTAATGGTGAGTTTATGCAAACCGGCTATCCTGCTCATGTCCATGAAGATGGCAAAGGCGTTGTTATAGAGATACCCGACGGTAGACTCTATTATGCGCCGCATTACTTTACTGAAAGTCAAAGTGATGGGTATCTACAAACCCTTTTGGCCTGTGACGGCATCAATCCTGACTGCCACGATTGGCATAACGAAGACAGTATTAATACCCTACCCTTTCGCTACATCCGCTGGCAACAAGACCAAGTGACGATGTTTGGTAAGACCCATAATCTGCCAAGACTATCTGCGTGGTATGGAGATGATGACAAGCCTTACACCTACTCTGGCATTACTTTACAGCCCAAGCCGTGGAATGACCCATTAATAGCGTTACGTGAGGCCCTCCTACCTATCTGCAAGAGGGGCTTTAATAGTGTGCTGCTCAACTGGTATCGCTCTGGTAATGATCATATAAGTTGGCACACTGATGCAGAGCCAGAGCTTGGACCTAATCCCCTCATTGCTTCTATAAATTTTGGGGAAAGCCGCCGGTTTTTACTCAGACGAAAAGAAGATCATAAAATTAAACTTGAGATACCGCTGCACCATGGTAGCGTCTTAGTGATGGCGGGAGCACTACAACATCACTGGCAACACAGTGTGCCTAAGCAAGCTAAGGTAAAAGGCAATCGCATCAATTTGACCTTTAGGAATATTAAAGGGTGA
- the csm6 gene encoding CRISPR-associated ring nuclease Csm6 has translation MKNILFLVTGMTPQIVTETVWALACDPEVTSPWIPDEIHILSTEDGLNQVRSRLFSEKEQFRFQRFQQDFPQLRQIKFEGSEQHLHVFKDEHGVILSDLKTPKDNEIAANLICKMVREFTQDDSVNLHVSIAGGRKTMGFYAGYALSLYGRKQDRMSHVLVDERYESARDFFYPTPNGDVFVTNRDGMELQAKEGKVWLANIPFVRMRNQLTDEKVMTDSDFSDIVDFINVSYETPKIYIYNNADRLIVINDKQVKLSPKEFSLYLLAAEMNLAKKSFVYPSKEIAGDSIEQQAQSRFNEIYDMHKTGSGKNEVIMDYDNFGQTLSNIKSKFKKAFGTIISDKIIIQKLENSEYGIPLTSEFIKIVN, from the coding sequence ATGAAAAATATTTTATTCTTGGTTACAGGTATGACCCCGCAAATCGTCACTGAGACAGTATGGGCATTAGCCTGTGATCCTGAAGTCACTAGCCCTTGGATACCGGATGAGATTCATATCTTGAGTACTGAAGATGGACTAAACCAAGTTCGCTCACGATTATTCAGTGAAAAAGAGCAGTTTAGGTTTCAGCGGTTTCAGCAAGATTTCCCGCAGCTGAGACAAATAAAATTTGAGGGCAGTGAGCAGCATTTGCATGTGTTTAAAGATGAGCACGGTGTAATTTTGAGCGATCTAAAAACACCAAAGGATAATGAGATAGCAGCAAATCTTATCTGCAAGATGGTACGTGAGTTTACTCAAGATGATAGCGTGAACTTGCATGTCTCTATTGCTGGAGGTCGCAAAACTATGGGCTTTTATGCCGGTTATGCGCTATCTCTATATGGCAGAAAGCAAGACCGCATGTCACATGTCTTAGTCGATGAGCGCTATGAGTCAGCACGAGACTTTTTTTATCCAACACCTAATGGCGATGTGTTCGTTACCAATCGTGATGGCATGGAGCTACAAGCAAAAGAGGGTAAGGTTTGGTTGGCCAATATTCCCTTTGTCAGAATGCGCAATCAATTGACCGATGAAAAAGTCATGACGGACTCAGATTTCTCTGACATTGTTGATTTTATCAACGTGTCTTATGAGACGCCAAAAATATATATTTATAATAACGCAGACAGACTAATCGTGATAAATGATAAGCAAGTTAAGTTATCACCTAAGGAATTTAGCTTATATTTATTGGCCGCTGAAATGAATTTGGCAAAAAAATCTTTTGTGTATCCTTCGAAAGAGATTGCAGGGGATAGTATTGAGCAGCAGGCACAAAGTAGGTTCAATGAAATCTATGATATGCATAAGACGGGCAGTGGCAAAAATGAAGTCATTATGGACTACGATAACTTTGGCCAGACCCTATCAAATATTAAATCTAAGTTTAAAAAAGCTTTTGGCACTATCATTAGCGATAAGATAATAATCCAAAAATTAGAAAATAGTGAGTATGGCATTCCGCTCACTTCTGAATTTATAAAGATTGTTAACTAA
- the cas2 gene encoding CRISPR-associated endonuclease Cas2 produces the protein MTVSHFVLCYDIADKKRLQRLQRLVSNHLIQLQYSVYYGSLSKTDIDKLISQIQDITHKSQDDIRVYETEPITDAFVITKHSSDIMLFENSY, from the coding sequence ATGACAGTCTCTCATTTTGTACTTTGCTATGATATTGCAGATAAAAAACGCTTACAACGTTTGCAGCGTCTCGTCAGCAACCATCTAATCCAGCTACAGTATTCTGTCTATTATGGCAGTCTTAGCAAAACTGACATTGATAAGCTTATTAGTCAAATACAGGATATCACTCATAAATCTCAAGATGATATCAGAGTATACGAGACTGAACCGATAACTGATGCCTTCGTTATAACTAAGCACAGTAGCGATATTATGCTATTTGAAAATAGCTACTAG
- a CDS encoding restriction endonuclease subunit S yields the protein MSEVKIPEGYKQTEVGVIPEDWEVTTIGSFAPLQRGFDLPTTKVEAGYYPVVYSNGIVRNHKTFQVRGAGVVTGRSGTIGKVHYIENDFWPHNTTLWVTSFGNAHVKFVYYLFRYIGFERFKSGSGVPTLNRNDAHSFKITVPTNIKEQTAIATALSDVDNLIQSLEKLIAKKKAIKTGTMQQLLTGKTRLPEFATRKDGSLKGFKQTELGMIPEDWDVISLGTVSNFINGRAYSIHEWENIGIPVIRLQNLTGRGETYYYSNLKLPEKQYCENGDLLFMWSATFGPVIWKGPKAIYHYHIWKVECNSGYNQTYLFHLLSDMTEKLKQGSSSGGTMLHITKQKMESIKAAFPSEKEQTAIATIIFDMDIEIQALQDRLEKTKQIKQGMMQQLLTGKVRLVNHDDEQNTNMSAVKSNH from the coding sequence ATGAGTGAGGTTAAAATCCCTGAAGGATATAAACAGACTGAGGTTGGGGTTATTCCTGAGGATTGGGAAGTTACTACTATTGGTAGTTTTGCACCACTACAAAGGGGGTTTGACTTGCCCACTACTAAAGTAGAAGCCGGTTACTATCCAGTGGTTTATTCTAATGGAATAGTTAGAAACCATAAAACCTTTCAAGTTAGGGGCGCAGGAGTTGTTACTGGACGATCAGGAACAATTGGAAAAGTCCATTATATTGAAAATGATTTTTGGCCTCACAATACTACTTTATGGGTAACTAGCTTTGGCAATGCTCACGTCAAATTTGTATATTACTTGTTTAGGTACATTGGGTTTGAACGATTTAAAAGTGGGTCTGGTGTGCCGACTTTAAATAGGAATGATGCACATAGCTTTAAAATTACTGTTCCGACCAATATCAAAGAACAAACCGCTATCGCTACTGCCCTATCTGATGTTGATAATTTAATTCAATCGCTAGAAAAGCTGATTGCGAAAAAAAAAGCGATTAAAACTGGCACCATGCAACAGCTGCTGACAGGTAAGACTCGCTTGCCTGAGTTTGCTACCCGTAAGGATGGGAGTCTTAAAGGATTTAAACAGACTGAGTTGGGAATGATTCCAGAGGATTGGGATGTTATCAGTCTAGGTACAGTCAGTAACTTTATAAACGGTAGAGCATACTCAATCCATGAATGGGAAAATATAGGAATACCAGTCATTCGTCTTCAAAACCTTACTGGTAGAGGTGAAACCTATTATTATTCCAATTTAAAACTGCCTGAAAAACAATATTGCGAAAATGGTGATTTGCTATTTATGTGGTCTGCTACATTTGGACCCGTAATATGGAAAGGACCTAAAGCTATATACCACTATCATATTTGGAAGGTTGAGTGCAACTCCGGCTACAACCAAACATATCTATTTCACTTACTTAGCGATATGACAGAAAAGCTTAAACAAGGCTCTTCAAGCGGTGGAACTATGTTGCATATCACTAAACAAAAAATGGAATCAATTAAAGCAGCTTTCCCAAGTGAGAAAGAACAAACTGCCATTGCTACTATTATATTTGATATGGATATAGAGATTCAGGCATTACAGGACAGGTTAGAGAAAACTAAACAAATTAAACAAGGCATGATGCAACAGTTGCTAACGGGTAAGGTTCGGTTGGTCAATCATGATGATGAGCAAAATACTAATATGTCAGCTGTTAAGAGTAATCATTAA
- the csx2 gene encoding TIGR02221 family CRISPR-associated protein has translation MTTLISFLGGGKKGGNYNKTSYKFDDGDIFENEHYFGLVLTKKIKPTRLILLGTSGSMWDVFFEAGLEDFEDAWSELSDAVVSNSVNQKHLAVFEKYLTQQLGIDVNCRLIDYAKQQAGQVSLLHQLDDILSIEEQVVLDVTHGFRHLPMIALVAARYLQVVKKVHIEHIYYGSYIPEQAISEVLELKGLLDMLDWVSALETFDKDGDYAVFAPLLVNEGLDEQSATSLERASYFERMLNASDASTKLRQVMPKLEALSTAGSPLFKLFYAPLAKRLSWYNKSSLGLQEQDLAEKYLKRKDYVRAVIYAMEGLISREASLNKHDVHDYQDRKASYDYLVSSTEEFRTFKEFRNAMVHGTASGNKKIRQIMKDSERLDASLKDRFKRLFK, from the coding sequence ATGACCACACTGATTAGCTTTTTGGGCGGTGGTAAAAAAGGTGGCAACTACAATAAGACCAGTTATAAATTTGATGATGGCGACATATTCGAAAACGAGCACTATTTTGGTTTAGTCCTGACTAAAAAAATTAAGCCTACTCGACTAATCTTACTAGGCACTTCTGGCAGTATGTGGGATGTTTTCTTTGAGGCAGGACTAGAGGATTTTGAAGATGCTTGGAGTGAGCTTAGTGATGCTGTCGTCAGCAACTCGGTCAATCAGAAGCATTTGGCAGTATTTGAAAAGTACCTTACCCAACAGTTAGGGATCGATGTTAACTGCCGCCTAATAGACTATGCCAAACAACAGGCTGGGCAAGTTAGTCTCTTGCATCAGTTGGACGATATCCTGTCTATTGAAGAGCAAGTCGTATTAGATGTCACCCATGGCTTTCGTCACTTGCCTATGATTGCCTTAGTAGCAGCCCGCTACCTACAAGTGGTTAAAAAAGTACATATTGAGCATATTTATTATGGCTCCTATATTCCAGAGCAAGCCATTTCTGAAGTATTGGAGCTAAAAGGCTTATTAGATATGCTGGACTGGGTAAGTGCCCTTGAGACTTTCGATAAAGATGGGGATTACGCTGTCTTTGCGCCCCTATTAGTCAATGAGGGACTCGATGAGCAGTCAGCGACCTCTCTTGAGCGTGCCAGTTATTTTGAACGTATGCTCAATGCTAGTGATGCCAGTACTAAATTGCGTCAAGTTATGCCTAAACTAGAGGCCTTAAGTACTGCAGGCTCACCATTATTTAAGCTCTTCTATGCCCCATTGGCCAAGCGCTTGTCATGGTATAACAAGTCTTCACTTGGCTTGCAAGAGCAGGACTTGGCAGAAAAATACTTAAAAAGAAAAGATTATGTGCGAGCAGTAATCTATGCGATGGAAGGTCTTATATCTAGGGAAGCCTCTCTCAATAAACACGATGTGCATGATTACCAAGACCGTAAAGCCTCTTATGATTACTTGGTGAGCTCAACAGAAGAGTTCAGAACTTTTAAAGAGTTTAGAAATGCTATGGTGCATGGTACCGCATCAGGTAATAAGAAAATCCGGCAGATAATGAAAGATTCAGAACGTTTGGATGCTTCCTTGAAAGATCGCTTTAAGCGTTTATTTAAATAA
- a CDS encoding type I restriction-modification system subunit M, translated as MALKKTEIYSTLWASCDELRGGMDASQYKDYVLTMLFMKYVSDKYKDDPYGDIHVPEGGSFDDMVALKGDKEIGEKVDKIIAKLAEANGLRGVIDVADFNDEEKLGKGKELIDRLSKLIGIFEGLDLSGNRADGDDLLGDAYEYLMRHFATESGKSKGQFYTPSEVSRILAKIIGVNDNTPQDATVYDPTCGSGSLLLKVSDEAPRGLTIFGQEMDYATTALAKMNMILHGAAGSDIHKGNTLSSPHFVEGNKLKTFDFVVANPPFSTKSWSNGLNPEADDFDRFTWGVPPAKNGDYAFLLHIIKSLKSTGVGAVILPHGVLFRGNAEAHIRQNLIKQGYIKGIIGLPANLFYGTGIPACIIVIDKNTAESRARGESGLFMIDASRAYMKDGNKNRLRSQDLHKIVDVFNHQQTIEGYSRMVKLDEIVANDYNLNIPRYIDASVDEDQHDLAAHLHGGIPVADIDALQAYWKVLPNLRASLFADTARDGYRQCLVPASEVKATVLSHPEFVTFAEQSLQPFHDWWQDIALADIEQGERPKAIIDRISEDLLERYAKAPLLDNYDVYQILMDYWVEALQDDIYAITQDDWQVGGQLRKLVAAKGEKLKEDPDLIINKVKYKAELIPPALIVARYYADEQARIDELQTELNTITSTIADYTEEHGDEDGLLADASNDKGSFNKSSVNARLKQTDDADEIAALKQLLAYFDAEATAKKAVKEAQEALDKAVFEHYPTLDETDIKTLLVEDKWHATLKARIEDEIERITAQLANRIKELDERYAEPLPKIIDEVAALSQKVQAHLQAMGVA; from the coding sequence ATGGCACTTAAAAAAACCGAAATATATTCTACCCTTTGGGCAAGCTGCGACGAACTACGTGGTGGTATGGATGCCAGTCAATATAAAGACTATGTACTGACCATGCTATTTATGAAATATGTGTCTGATAAATACAAAGACGACCCCTATGGCGATATCCATGTGCCTGAAGGCGGTAGCTTTGATGACATGGTTGCACTTAAGGGTGATAAAGAGATTGGGGAGAAGGTTGATAAGATTATTGCCAAGCTTGCCGAAGCCAATGGCTTGCGTGGCGTTATTGATGTAGCGGATTTTAACGATGAAGAAAAGCTAGGTAAAGGTAAGGAGCTCATTGACCGCTTATCTAAGCTAATTGGTATTTTTGAGGGTTTGGATTTATCGGGTAACCGTGCTGATGGTGATGACCTACTGGGTGATGCCTATGAGTATCTCATGCGTCACTTCGCTACTGAGTCTGGCAAATCAAAAGGTCAGTTTTATACCCCATCAGAAGTGTCGCGTATTTTGGCCAAAATTATTGGGGTTAATGATAACACCCCTCAAGACGCTACCGTATACGACCCAACCTGCGGCTCCGGTTCTCTACTGCTAAAAGTGAGTGATGAGGCACCACGAGGCTTGACGATTTTCGGTCAAGAGATGGATTATGCCACCACTGCATTGGCAAAAATGAATATGATTTTGCATGGTGCGGCTGGCTCAGATATTCATAAAGGCAATACGCTGTCCTCACCACACTTTGTAGAAGGCAATAAGCTAAAGACCTTCGACTTTGTAGTGGCGAACCCACCGTTTAGCACCAAAAGTTGGTCCAATGGCTTAAACCCTGAAGCCGATGATTTTGACCGCTTCACTTGGGGTGTCCCGCCTGCCAAAAATGGCGATTATGCTTTTCTTTTACATATCATCAAAAGCTTGAAGAGTACCGGTGTTGGCGCGGTTATCTTGCCGCATGGCGTACTGTTTAGAGGTAATGCAGAAGCCCATATCCGTCAAAACTTGATCAAACAAGGCTATATCAAAGGCATTATCGGTCTGCCCGCTAACTTGTTCTATGGCACCGGGATACCTGCTTGTATCATCGTCATCGATAAAAATACTGCCGAGAGCCGCGCGCGTGGTGAGAGCGGTCTATTCATGATTGATGCCAGCCGTGCCTATATGAAAGACGGCAACAAAAACCGTTTACGTAGTCAAGACCTGCACAAAATCGTCGATGTGTTCAATCATCAACAGACGATTGAGGGCTACAGCCGCATGGTCAAGCTCGATGAAATCGTTGCCAATGACTACAATCTCAACATTCCACGTTACATCGATGCCAGTGTCGATGAAGATCAGCATGATTTGGCCGCTCACCTACATGGTGGCATACCCGTGGCTGATATTGATGCACTGCAAGCGTACTGGAAGGTATTGCCCAATCTACGTGCCAGCTTGTTTGCCGATACGGCTCGTGATGGTTACAGGCAGTGTCTGGTACCCGCTAGCGAGGTCAAGGCGACTGTTTTGTCGCATCCTGAGTTTGTCACCTTTGCTGAGCAAAGCTTACAACCCTTTCATGACTGGTGGCAAGACATTGCACTAGCTGATATTGAGCAGGGCGAGCGACCCAAAGCCATTATTGATAGAATCAGTGAAGACTTACTAGAGCGCTATGCTAAAGCGCCCCTACTTGATAACTATGATGTCTATCAAATCTTGATGGATTACTGGGTTGAGGCCCTGCAAGATGACATCTATGCCATTACGCAAGATGACTGGCAAGTGGGTGGTCAGCTGCGCAAATTGGTCGCGGCTAAAGGGGAGAAGCTAAAAGAAGACCCAGACCTCATCATTAATAAGGTGAAATACAAAGCAGAGCTGATACCGCCTGCCCTAATAGTCGCTCGTTATTATGCGGATGAGCAGGCTCGTATCGATGAGCTTCAGACCGAGCTTAATACCATCACAAGCACTATCGCCGACTATACCGAGGAGCATGGCGATGAAGACGGCTTATTGGCAGATGCCAGTAATGACAAAGGCAGCTTTAATAAATCTAGCGTGAATGCGCGTCTAAAACAGACCGATGATGCGGATGAGATCGCTGCGTTAAAGCAACTGCTTGCCTACTTCGATGCTGAAGCCACTGCTAAAAAAGCAGTGAAAGAAGCGCAGGAAGCCTTGGATAAAGCCGTGTTTGAGCACTACCCTACTTTGGATGAGACCGATATCAAAACGCTATTGGTAGAGGACAAATGGCACGCTACCCTTAAAGCTCGTATCGAAGATGAGATTGAGCGTATTACCGCACAGCTTGCCAATCGCATCAAGGAGCTGGATGAGCGATATGCTGAGCCACTACCGAAAATTATCGATGAGGTTGCAGCATTAAGTCAGAAAGTGCAAGCGCACTTGCAAGCGATGGGAGTGGCGTAA